The sequence below is a genomic window from Campylobacter concisus.
ATATTGCATCCTTCGTAATTGTAATAAAACCTTATAACATAAAAATCACGATAAACTTTATAATGGCTTAAAATCTAAATTTATATTAAAAATTTTTGTCTTTTTGGATATTAAGCTAGCATTTACGCTTAAGCACTTATAATCAGCCCCAAACAATGGAGTAAAACTTATGACACTAACTTACAATGCAAAGAAAATTTATGAAATTTGGTTTGGTTCAAAAAGTGAGCTTGAAGAGAGCAATGCTAGCTTTTTAGAGGATTATTTAAATTTTTTAGGCGATATTGGTGAAGTGATAAATATTGATGAAAAAACAAGACTTTCGGTTATCATCGCCTCTCTTTGTGTGAGTAAAGGCGCAAAAAGCTCATTTAAAAGCTTCGTTAGGGCCGCTTTAAATGTAGGCATATCAGCAAAAGAGATAAGAGAAATTTTATATCAAGCAGTGCCTTATGCTGGGCTTGGCAAGGTAGAAGATCAGATATTTTTAGCTGATGAAATTTTTAATGAGCGCTATATAGAGCCTGAAAATATGCCTAAAAAATCAAGAGAGGGCAGAGGTGAACGAGGCCTTGAGATACAAAGAAAACTCTTCCCAGCGATTGATAAATTTATCGCATCAATGCCAAATGATCAAAAATATATAATGGAGTTTTTATCGCAAAACTGCTTTGGCGATTTTTATGCAAGAGATGGACTTAGTTTAGAGCTTAGAGAGCTTTTGACATTTGTCTATATCACGACTCTTGGCTTTGCAAAGCCACAGCTTTTAGGGCATATTGCTGCAAATTTTGGTATCGGCAACGATAGAGCTAAACTAATAAGCGTTGTTACGACACTTATACCATTTATAGGCTATCCGAGTGCTTTAAATGCATTATCAGCAATAAATGAGATAAGTTCTAGTAAAAATTAAATTTTTGATCAATGCAATATCTTATAAATTTCAGCCAAAATTTATTCTAGCGTTAAATTTGCGGTTGAGCTTGGTTGTAGAATAACTCAAAATAAATCATCTAAAGGAGATTATCATGAGTTTTCTATCTAAATTTAGCAAGGCTATCTTTGCTGTTGCGGTGGCTGGAGCGATTAGTGCTAGTGCATTTAGCGAGGGTGAGGACTACGTCAAGCTTGAAAAGCCACTAAGTGTGGGACAAAATACGCTAGTTAAAATTTTTAGCTACGCTTGCCCATTTTGTTACAAGTACGACAAGAGCGTCACTCCAAAGGTAGTTGAGAAAATCCCTGGACTAAAATACGAACCATTTCATCTAAAGACAAAGGGCGATTACGGCGAGGTTGCGAGCAAGGTTTTTGCCGTGCTTATCGTTATGGACGAGGCAAAGGGTATTAGCTTGTTTGATGAAAATTCGCTATTTAAAAAGGCTAAATTTGCCTACTATAAGGCTTATCACGACAAAAAAGAGCGCTGGGGCGATGGTAAAGACGCTGAGAGCTTTTTAAAGACTGGACTTGAAGCAGCTGGCGTTAGCAAAGCAGATTACGAAAAAGAGCTGGCTAATCCAAAAGTGACTGAGTTACTTAAAAAGTGGGATGAGAGCTATGACGTGGCCAAAATTCAAGGCGTGCCAGCATTTGTCGTAAATGGCAAATATCTCATCATGACAAAATCAATAAGCTCGCTTGATGGCATGGCAGCACTCATCGAAGAGCTTCTTAAAAAATAAGGCGTCACATGAGCTTTTTTAAAAAAATGGCTAAATTTCAAGACTCACGCATCTCTTGGGCGATCTTAGTCTTTGTAAGCGTCGCGCTTGTCGTTATCGCGCACTCGCTCTTTCAAAACTACGCTTATATGCCGCCTTGCGAGCAGTGCGTCTATATACGTTTTGCCTTTTTGTGCATGGCACTTGGCGGCGTGATCGCTATCATAAACCCTAAAAATTTGCTCTTTGCTCTAGTTGGCTACGTCTTTGCCTTTTGGGGAGCGGTGCAGGGCATAATGTATAGCGTAAAGCTAGCCAAAATCCACGACGCAGTGCATGGCGATGATCCATTTGGCGTGCAGGGCTGCTCGACTGAGCCGCACTATCCATTTGGTCTGCCGCTTGAGAAGTGGGCGCCTGACTGGTTTATGCCTACAGGCGACTGCGGATATGACAGCCCTATGGTGCCTGATGGCGCGGTGCTAAGCGATTTGCAAAAGAGCATAGTGGATCTTTACGCAGACGGCTGGTATCTTGTGCCGTCGTCTAAATTTATGTCGATGGCGGATTGCACGCTGCTTGGATTTGGCATTTGCTTTGTTGTGCTTGCACTTATGCTTGTTTCAAAGCTCTTATCTTTTAAAAATTAAATTTTAGTTAGCCCTATTTTTGGGCTAACTTAGGATATACTGCACGCATGGGTATTAATTTAAAATCACAAAATATTAAAATTTATGCGATCATCTTGCTAGCAAGCCTCTTTGTCGTGCTTCTTGGGCTAAACAGCTACAACAAAGCAAAAGAAAAGATCATCGAGCTATCTGATAAAAACAATATCGCAGTTAGTAAAAACATTGTTAGCAACTTTCAAATTTGGCTTGATGAGCGTCTAAATTCGCTCATCCGTGCGTCAAAATTTATCCAAAACTCTGGCATCATAGATGACGATACTAGGGTGGCAAATTTCATAAAGCTCTTTAAAGAAAATGCAAAAGAATTTGATCTCATGCAGCTTCTAAGAGAGGACGGCGAGATCTTTGTAGATGGGCAAAAGATCTCAGAAGAGGTGATGTCAAAGCGTGAGCGAGCGGGGCTTATCTGGTATGTCGAGACAAAAAATACAAATGCCCCAAGCGTAAATTTCATGCAAAAACATAAAATTTTAAAAGGCTCAACTCTAAATTTATGCGTTCCAGTCACAAAACAAGCGAAATTTAAAGCAGCACTTTGTGGCGTTGTGCGTATAGAAAATATCTTTAACAGCATTAAAAATTTTAGCCTTGCGCCAAATTCTTACTCATTTTTAGTAACTCATAGCGGTGAAATTTTAACATCGATACCTGATCTTGCTTTAAAAAAAGAGATCGAGGAGAAATTTAAAGAGTTGTTTTTAAAAGACGAAGACATTACAAGCTTAAAAATAGGACAAAATTTAATCCAAGTAGCTGAGATACCAACGATAAATTGGTTCATAGGAGCTGGCACAAATAATGAAGAGGAAATTTCAGCTTTAACAAAAGAAGCTTTAAAGAATGCTCTAAGCTTGCTCTTTGCCTTCGTTGCGCTCACATTTTTAGCAAATATTCTTCATAATTTTATGTATAACAAGATAAAAAAGATACAAGATGAGTATGAAACATTGCTAACTCATAGAGCCAAAATGAGTGAGGCTGGCGAGCTAATAAGTGGTATCAATCATCAATTCATTCAGCCAGTAAATTCGCTAAAACTAATGCTAAGCTCGTGCATAATGTTAAAAAAAGAAGGTAAATTAAGCGATGAGGAGCTAATAAATTTACTTGAAAAAGGACAAAGCTCAGTCAAACTTCTTTCAAGTACTATTGAAATTTTTAGGAATTTTTACAAAAGCGCTGAAAATGTGAGCGAATTTAAGATACAAACAAGCATTAAAAACCTAATAACTCTCATGCACACAGAGCTAAGCCGTGCAAATGTTAGTGTAAAATTTAGCGGCTTTAACGAACAAAAAGTTCGTCAGATAGAAAATATAATCCAACAAATTTTACTAATCCTAATACACAACGCAAAAGACTCACTTGTCGAAAGCTACAAAGATGAGCCACTAAAACGTATCATCGAGATAAAATTTAGAAGCTTTGAAGATAAGTGCTACATCGGAGTTTATGACAATGGGAATGGCGTAAGCAAGCAAATGAGTGAGAAAATTTTTACTTGGCTAAATACCACCAAAAAGCAAGGAAATGGCATAGGGCTTTATTTTGCTAAAAAGCTAGCGCAAGAAAAGCTAAATGGCGACGTAAGGCTCGTAAATAACGCAAAGCCAACGGTGTTTGAGTTAAGTTTTGATATAAATTTAAAGGACTAAAATGCAAGAAGTCTTAGAAATTTTAAAAAAGACGTCCGTATTGGTAGTCGAAGATGACGATATGGCAAGAGAGCTTATTATTAGTGGGCTTAAGCCTTATTGCGAACAGGTAATTGGTGCTTGCGATGGACAAGATGGCGTGGAGAAATTTAAAAAGCAAGGTTTTGATATTGTGATGAGTGATATTCACATGCCAGTGCTTAATGGCTTTGAGATGATGAATGAGATGAAACGTACAAAGCCGCACCAAAAATTTATCGTCTTTACCTCTTATGATAGCGATGAAAATTTGATAAAAAGCATGGAGGAAGGGGCGATGCTCTTTTTAAAGAAGCCTATTGATATGAAGGATCTTAGAGCAATGCTTATTAGTTTAAGTTTTGAACGAGATGAAAAGCTAGTTTATTTAAGTGATGAGGTGAGTATAAATTTAAAAAGAGAGAAAATTTATAAAAATGGCATTGAAATTTATCTTAGTTTTTTGCAAAATAAGATATTTTGGCTCTTTGCTTATAATCTAAATAAGCTAGTTACTTATGAGATGATAGAAGAATTTGTCTATGAAAGCGATGTTAGCAAGGCAGCTATCCAAAATGTAATACTTCGTCTAAAGCGTGAGCTTGGTGTGAAATTTAAAAATATTAGCGAGAGTGGATATATTTTAATCACAAAATCTGAATGATTTGGAATTATCGCCACCTTGTACCATAGTACAATATACAAAAGTAATTAAATATACTAAAATACCGACAAATAAAAATAAGGAATAAAGATGGCAGCAGTAGCTGGTATAGTTAAAAGTGTTTCATCTGATGTTATAGCGATAGACCAAAATGATCATGTAAGAGTTTTAGACGTAAATGATAAAGTATATATCGGAGAGGCTATAAAGGGCGAGAGCGAAAGTGCAAGCATTACAATCACTGCAAATGATGGACAAGATATATCAATAAACGGATACGATACTCTTTGGCTAGATAGCAGCGTAGTGAGCGATGATATT
It includes:
- a CDS encoding carboxymuconolactone decarboxylase family protein codes for the protein MTLTYNAKKIYEIWFGSKSELEESNASFLEDYLNFLGDIGEVINIDEKTRLSVIIASLCVSKGAKSSFKSFVRAALNVGISAKEIREILYQAVPYAGLGKVEDQIFLADEIFNERYIEPENMPKKSREGRGERGLEIQRKLFPAIDKFIASMPNDQKYIMEFLSQNCFGDFYARDGLSLELRELLTFVYITTLGFAKPQLLGHIAANFGIGNDRAKLISVVTTLIPFIGYPSALNALSAINEISSSKN
- a CDS encoding thiol:disulfide interchange protein DsbA/DsbL, yielding MSFLSKFSKAIFAVAVAGAISASAFSEGEDYVKLEKPLSVGQNTLVKIFSYACPFCYKYDKSVTPKVVEKIPGLKYEPFHLKTKGDYGEVASKVFAVLIVMDEAKGISLFDENSLFKKAKFAYYKAYHDKKERWGDGKDAESFLKTGLEAAGVSKADYEKELANPKVTELLKKWDESYDVAKIQGVPAFVVNGKYLIMTKSISSLDGMAALIEELLKK
- the dsbI gene encoding protein-disulfide oxidoreductase DsbI: MSFFKKMAKFQDSRISWAILVFVSVALVVIAHSLFQNYAYMPPCEQCVYIRFAFLCMALGGVIAIINPKNLLFALVGYVFAFWGAVQGIMYSVKLAKIHDAVHGDDPFGVQGCSTEPHYPFGLPLEKWAPDWFMPTGDCGYDSPMVPDGAVLSDLQKSIVDLYADGWYLVPSSKFMSMADCTLLGFGICFVVLALMLVSKLLSFKN
- a CDS encoding sensor histidine kinase, yielding MGINLKSQNIKIYAIILLASLFVVLLGLNSYNKAKEKIIELSDKNNIAVSKNIVSNFQIWLDERLNSLIRASKFIQNSGIIDDDTRVANFIKLFKENAKEFDLMQLLREDGEIFVDGQKISEEVMSKRERAGLIWYVETKNTNAPSVNFMQKHKILKGSTLNLCVPVTKQAKFKAALCGVVRIENIFNSIKNFSLAPNSYSFLVTHSGEILTSIPDLALKKEIEEKFKELFLKDEDITSLKIGQNLIQVAEIPTINWFIGAGTNNEEEISALTKEALKNALSLLFAFVALTFLANILHNFMYNKIKKIQDEYETLLTHRAKMSEAGELISGINHQFIQPVNSLKLMLSSCIMLKKEGKLSDEELINLLEKGQSSVKLLSSTIEIFRNFYKSAENVSEFKIQTSIKNLITLMHTELSRANVSVKFSGFNEQKVRQIENIIQQILLILIHNAKDSLVESYKDEPLKRIIEIKFRSFEDKCYIGVYDNGNGVSKQMSEKIFTWLNTTKKQGNGIGLYFAKKLAQEKLNGDVRLVNNAKPTVFELSFDINLKD
- a CDS encoding response regulator transcription factor; its protein translation is MQEVLEILKKTSVLVVEDDDMARELIISGLKPYCEQVIGACDGQDGVEKFKKQGFDIVMSDIHMPVLNGFEMMNEMKRTKPHQKFIVFTSYDSDENLIKSMEEGAMLFLKKPIDMKDLRAMLISLSFERDEKLVYLSDEVSINLKREKIYKNGIEIYLSFLQNKIFWLFAYNLNKLVTYEMIEEFVYESDVSKAAIQNVILRLKRELGVKFKNISESGYILITKSE